One [Clostridium] saccharolyticum WM1 DNA segment encodes these proteins:
- a CDS encoding cyclophilin-like fold protein, protein MTTPLVCLCLLFDRDGVGTESEINTTSEEKASVKSTQTEESTNLFVSGTDNERILIRLTFTEAETVTMLEDNPTTQSLLEQLPITIIFEDFADVNHLHV, encoded by the coding sequence ATGACAACACCTCTAGTATGTCTATGTCTCCTTTTTGACCGGGATGGAGTAGGAACGGAATCGGAAATCAATACAACGAGTGAAGAAAAAGCCTCCGTTAAAAGCACTCAGACTGAAGAAAGCACTAATCTTTTCGTGTCCGGAACCGATAATGAGAGAATACTTATTCGACTGACATTCACAGAAGCCGAAACCGTTACTATGCTGGAGGATAATCCAACGACACAAAGCCTCCTCGAGCAGCTTCCAATTACCATAATCTTTGAGGATTTCGCCGATGTAAACCATCTACATGTATAA
- a CDS encoding PucR family transcriptional regulator, translating to MRLTLSVLAYHLSEKYDNFFEIYQANGKNSLDRICYFEVDCSENKFLYFILYEDLKKCKVLPQTIICIGDDEEAQSFIIEKGIEALIFPNCVNQNLLYQAVSDIFFEYNTYEQDIKDAIIRNDSLSATLNIVSRIFDNPVFICDAALRLLGASENSVNVSDSLWLDTLNQGVSSQIVMDVMQNTDLIDLLNTTNRAIYIEQEPVAPFFSANFIENNKRIATITISSSEKKLNPKLLPVVDRIVELLIIEVKKAGNAYYLQATNLQKVILDMLDGFMLDERVLRRNLLAVHWNMNDEYQLIKVEMSEDHVLNGTAKYVELTAHKLFPDSILVDLQDAFLLVVHRTGNRNIDYIISNAFYEFLKMQKSKAGISMRYYSFPLSADAYKLASIALEKGKALSHKEALYHYEDYIVTHLIDMCALSINVVSLCNPEATKLYQYDVIHNTEYLKSLYMYILEEKHIAIAAKKLNIHRNTLVYRLGKVSELCTIDLDDSKSRLHVIWSYQVLQYLKPEF from the coding sequence TTGAGATTAACTCTTTCGGTTCTCGCTTATCATTTATCTGAAAAATATGATAATTTTTTTGAGATATATCAAGCAAATGGTAAAAATTCATTGGATAGGATTTGTTACTTTGAGGTAGACTGTTCGGAAAATAAATTTTTATATTTCATACTTTATGAAGATTTGAAAAAATGCAAGGTTTTACCACAGACGATTATATGCATCGGAGATGATGAAGAAGCGCAAAGTTTTATTATTGAAAAAGGAATCGAAGCGCTTATCTTTCCTAATTGTGTTAATCAGAACCTATTATACCAAGCGGTTAGTGATATTTTTTTCGAATACAATACCTATGAACAGGATATTAAAGATGCAATTATCCGGAATGATTCGCTTTCAGCAACGCTCAATATTGTTAGTAGAATATTTGATAATCCGGTTTTTATTTGTGATGCTGCTTTACGTTTGCTAGGGGCCAGTGAGAATAGTGTAAACGTATCTGACAGCTTGTGGTTGGACACACTGAATCAAGGTGTATCAAGTCAGATAGTTATGGATGTAATGCAAAATACAGATCTTATAGATTTGCTTAACACAACAAACCGGGCAATTTATATTGAACAGGAACCAGTTGCTCCATTCTTCAGTGCAAATTTTATTGAAAACAATAAACGGATTGCAACAATTACAATATCAAGTAGTGAAAAAAAATTAAATCCGAAACTGCTTCCAGTTGTTGACAGAATTGTTGAATTGTTAATAATTGAAGTAAAAAAGGCCGGGAATGCTTATTACCTACAAGCAACAAACCTTCAAAAGGTTATTCTGGACATGCTGGATGGCTTCATGCTCGATGAGAGGGTATTACGACGTAATCTTTTAGCAGTACACTGGAATATGAATGATGAATATCAGCTTATTAAGGTTGAGATGAGTGAGGATCATGTTCTTAATGGTACTGCAAAATACGTAGAGCTGACAGCTCATAAACTGTTTCCTGATTCAATTCTTGTTGATTTGCAAGATGCTTTTCTTCTTGTTGTGCATCGTACAGGTAACCGAAATATAGATTATATTATAAGTAATGCATTTTATGAGTTTCTTAAAATGCAAAAAAGCAAGGCTGGGATCAGTATGCGCTATTATAGTTTTCCTCTCTCTGCGGATGCGTATAAATTAGCGAGTATTGCCTTGGAAAAAGGAAAGGCTTTATCACATAAAGAGGCACTATACCATTATGAGGATTATATCGTTACCCATCTGATTGATATGTGTGCTTTATCAATTAATGTGGTATCGCTTTGCAATCCAGAGGCGACAAAGTTATATCAATACGATGTAATTCATAACACTGAATATCTTAAAAGTCTTTATATGTATATTCTTGAAGAAAAGCATATTGCGATAGCTGCAAAAAAACTGAATATCCATCGGAACACTTTAGTTTATAGACTTGGAAAAGTTTCTGAACTCTGCACGATTGATCTTGACGACAGTAAATCCAGACTACATGTGATATGGTCATATCAAGTACTGCAATATCTCAAACCTGAATTTTGA
- a CDS encoding aminomethyltransferase family protein codes for MSNARPDFNPLNEGASLLMGSGEMGYFAYTYTGWRDETDSWKKTAYLGTALMNSPIYDVKGSDVAKFFGRICVNNFDNFSIGRIRHAIICNEKGQIMTDGVVMKIAEDTYRTYWLAPCIEFLVQKFKSEYDIEGNDLTGKEYFFQIAGRLSLEVMEKATGLDLKDLKFAQHKVIQINGKNVRILRLGMTGNVAYEIHGDISEAKEIYNIVWNAGKDLGMRKLGQLAYCMNHTEGGFPNINIHYPLPWYESEDLGFKGFSEFLGTRPWWAFYNNNRLLVGSVGDDLQTRFVTPVDVGWANLVKFDHEFTGKEALVKAVANPARTVVTLEWNADDIMEVYGSQFRGTDVEPYDYIEDRPNDVFYFGGERFTYLADKVLADGKTVGISVGRGVSNYYRRMISMAFIDPKYTELGKELTVVWGDVGHPQKEIRATVVRYPYFDADRNNEVDVSTRH; via the coding sequence ATGAGTAATGCGAGACCGGATTTCAATCCCTTAAACGAAGGGGCTTCTTTACTGATGGGTAGCGGAGAAATGGGCTATTTTGCTTATACCTACACCGGATGGCGCGATGAAACCGATTCATGGAAAAAAACTGCGTATCTGGGGACGGCCCTGATGAATTCACCCATTTATGACGTAAAGGGATCTGATGTAGCGAAATTTTTCGGCAGGATTTGTGTGAACAACTTTGATAATTTTAGTATTGGGAGAATCAGGCATGCGATTATTTGCAATGAAAAGGGCCAGATTATGACCGATGGAGTTGTGATGAAAATAGCAGAAGATACGTATCGGACATACTGGCTGGCTCCTTGTATTGAATTCTTGGTTCAGAAGTTCAAGAGCGAATATGACATTGAGGGCAACGATCTGACGGGTAAGGAATATTTCTTCCAAATCGCGGGCCGACTGTCACTTGAGGTTATGGAGAAAGCTACCGGTCTGGATTTGAAAGATCTGAAATTTGCACAACACAAAGTGATTCAGATCAATGGCAAAAATGTCCGCATACTGCGTCTTGGTATGACCGGTAATGTTGCATATGAGATTCATGGTGATATTTCCGAAGCTAAGGAAATATACAATATCGTCTGGAACGCCGGGAAAGATTTAGGTATGCGAAAATTGGGCCAGCTCGCCTATTGCATGAATCATACTGAAGGCGGATTCCCTAATATCAACATTCATTATCCGCTTCCCTGGTATGAAAGCGAAGATCTCGGGTTTAAGGGATTCTCTGAATTCCTGGGCACGCGTCCCTGGTGGGCATTCTATAATAATAACCGTCTGCTGGTAGGCAGCGTCGGCGATGACCTTCAGACGCGCTTTGTCACTCCTGTTGATGTTGGTTGGGCTAATCTGGTTAAGTTTGACCATGAATTTACAGGGAAAGAGGCTCTTGTAAAGGCAGTGGCAAATCCTGCCCGCACTGTGGTGACCTTGGAATGGAATGCGGACGACATCATGGAAGTTTACGGCTCACAGTTCCGGGGAACTGATGTAGAACCCTATGACTACATAGAGGATCGTCCGAACGATGTGTTCTATTTTGGAGGCGAACGATTTACCTATTTGGCGGATAAGGTTCTGGCAGACGGCAAGACGGTCGGCATCAGTGTTGGGAGAGGTGTCAGCAACTATTATCGCAGGATGATTTCGATGGCGTTTATCGACCCCAAGTATACCGAGCTCGGAAAAGAGCTCACAGTAGTATGGGGCGATGTCGGACATCCGCAAAAAGAGATTCGTGCCACAGTAGTGCGTTATCCTTATTTTGATGCAGATCGCAACAACGAGGTTGATGTTTCAACGAGACATTAA
- a CDS encoding MFS transporter: MAEKKNAFYPWIVLIIICLGGFIPNYTQYQLSPLAPQLIQSFKLSTSEFASIFSSVAIPAIFFSLVAGLLVDKFGIKRIIGVGFIIAAIGTVWRIWSDSYITLFASMLLTGFGITFLNANAAKVVGSWFPPEKVGSRTGIFLSASTLGMTVGTGTTALLSIQSAYRISAALSVIFVVLWFLFIKNPEDVNPDDRLEEKNKVNVLHSLKVVLKSRTVWLTGICLMFILGCNVVISSFLPTALGQRGLDSVTAGMYAAFVTGGSLIGCLFAPVLSERVGKNRPVMMFFALVSAAGTAFSWLAPVGVLLGLCLCITGIALGGLMPLLMSIPIQLKEIGPGYAGTAGGVTATLQLLGAVLIPTYIIAPIAGQNMNLFFILGAVCMLCVFLFVFTLPELGKGKGKREMV; this comes from the coding sequence ATGGCAGAGAAAAAAAATGCTTTTTACCCTTGGATAGTTCTCATCATCATTTGTTTGGGTGGTTTTATTCCAAATTATACACAGTATCAGCTCTCACCGCTGGCACCCCAGTTAATTCAGTCATTTAAGCTTTCAACATCAGAATTTGCCAGCATATTTTCTTCTGTGGCGATACCTGCCATTTTCTTTAGCCTTGTTGCCGGTTTGTTGGTAGATAAATTTGGAATAAAACGGATAATCGGGGTCGGTTTCATCATTGCGGCCATCGGAACAGTTTGGCGAATATGGTCTGATAGCTACATAACACTTTTTGCCAGTATGTTGCTTACCGGGTTTGGTATAACGTTCCTCAATGCGAATGCTGCGAAAGTAGTCGGCAGCTGGTTCCCACCTGAAAAAGTAGGAAGCAGGACAGGAATATTTTTATCTGCTTCAACGCTGGGTATGACAGTCGGAACCGGAACCACGGCACTTCTCAGTATTCAGTCTGCATACCGGATTTCAGCTGCTTTGTCGGTAATATTTGTTGTACTCTGGTTTCTTTTTATTAAAAATCCGGAAGATGTAAACCCGGACGATAGACTGGAAGAAAAAAACAAGGTTAATGTTCTTCACAGCCTGAAAGTGGTACTTAAATCCCGAACTGTATGGCTGACGGGTATTTGCCTGATGTTCATTTTAGGGTGTAATGTTGTAATAAGCTCGTTTTTGCCTACTGCTCTTGGTCAGAGAGGTTTGGATTCTGTAACAGCTGGTATGTATGCGGCTTTTGTTACAGGTGGTAGCCTGATTGGGTGCCTGTTTGCCCCTGTACTTTCGGAAAGGGTGGGAAAGAATAGGCCTGTTATGATGTTCTTCGCACTTGTTTCCGCAGCTGGCACCGCATTTAGCTGGCTTGCGCCGGTTGGTGTTCTTTTAGGGCTTTGTCTGTGTATAACCGGGATTGCATTGGGAGGGCTTATGCCATTGCTAATGTCTATTCCTATTCAATTAAAGGAGATAGGCCCGGGTTATGCAGGAACAGCCGGTGGGGTAACTGCTACCTTGCAATTGCTTGGAGCTGTTTTGATTCCGACTTACATTATAGCTCCAATCGCAGGTCAAAATATGAATTTATTTTTCATTCTTGGGGCTGTTTGTATGTTGTGTGTGTTTCTGTTCGTGTTCACTTTACCCGAACTTGGCAAAGGCAAGGGGAAGAGAGAAATGGTCTGA
- a CDS encoding SDR family NAD(P)-dependent oxidoreductase, whose protein sequence is MNFSFKNKVALITGAGSGMGLTTAREFAKNGASVVLADIIEEAVNTAAEQLVKDGHKAIAVCCDVSNEQQVKEMVDKTIKTFGHLDAAFNNAGIQVPMTDTADLAASDYDLVMGVNLRGVWLCMKYELLRMREQGSGTIVNCSSLGGLVGGAGRAAYHAAKHGVLGLTKCAAIEYAPKGIRINAVCPGTIDTPMVHSMIESGDLSKEEAISLMPIGRLGRQDEIADAVLWLSSQASSFVVGQAISVDGGYTIQ, encoded by the coding sequence ATGAACTTTTCTTTTAAAAACAAAGTAGCTTTAATAACAGGAGCAGGTTCTGGTATGGGCCTAACTACCGCAAGGGAATTTGCTAAGAATGGCGCTTCAGTAGTACTCGCTGATATCATTGAAGAAGCCGTCAATACTGCGGCTGAGCAATTAGTGAAAGACGGACATAAGGCCATAGCAGTCTGCTGCGATGTAAGCAATGAGCAGCAGGTAAAAGAGATGGTTGATAAAACAATCAAAACCTTTGGACACCTTGACGCTGCCTTCAATAACGCAGGCATTCAAGTTCCTATGACGGATACGGCGGATTTAGCGGCTAGTGATTATGACCTTGTTATGGGAGTCAATCTTCGCGGCGTTTGGTTGTGTATGAAATATGAATTGCTGCGTATGAGAGAGCAAGGAAGTGGTACAATCGTTAATTGCTCCTCATTGGGTGGATTGGTCGGAGGTGCTGGACGCGCTGCTTATCATGCGGCAAAGCATGGAGTTTTAGGCTTGACGAAGTGCGCGGCAATCGAATATGCACCGAAGGGGATTCGCATCAACGCTGTATGTCCCGGCACAATCGATACGCCGATGGTTCATTCCATGATTGAATCAGGCGACCTATCAAAAGAAGAGGCGATTAGTTTAATGCCGATAGGCCGCCTGGGGAGGCAGGATGAAATTGCCGATGCAGTATTATGGCTCAGCAGTCAAGCGTCAAGCTTTGTTGTTGGGCAGGCTATATCCGTTGACGGTGGCTATACAATCCAATGA
- a CDS encoding NAD(P)H-binding protein, producing MGKIIITGVDGNFGGFTGRSILKKKNKDELIFTSPNKNVISKFQEQGIDARYADYTNPEQLIGAFEEGETLLLISVPQVGEKRRKMHKNAIDAAVKAGVKKIIYTSIVGAGVPENDAYEIADHKFTETYILGTGLKYVLLRNSQYSEAMIAAFEQAAESDGILKTSMGDGRIAHVSRDDCAEAAACVAAGAGKDNAVYYITGPTANTVEEFVAIGTEVTGKKVIYQYITDEDMWAFFDSRFVPRKTDGDWSKADPAFPFCSDGMVTFSRAIRLGQMSNCTNDFETLTGKKPKSVRALFENIENHSIGNRTPTD from the coding sequence ATGGGAAAGATTATTATTACAGGAGTAGATGGCAATTTCGGTGGATTTACCGGCAGAAGTATTCTCAAGAAAAAAAATAAGGACGAACTTATATTTACTAGTCCTAACAAAAATGTGATCTCAAAGTTTCAGGAGCAAGGGATTGATGCCCGTTACGCCGATTATACAAATCCGGAGCAACTCATTGGTGCTTTTGAGGAAGGAGAGACTCTCCTGCTTATTTCGGTGCCTCAGGTAGGTGAAAAAAGAAGAAAAATGCACAAAAATGCAATTGATGCTGCAGTTAAGGCGGGTGTGAAAAAAATTATATATACTTCTATTGTAGGCGCGGGCGTCCCTGAAAATGATGCTTATGAGATTGCCGATCATAAATTTACCGAGACATATATCCTTGGTACAGGGCTGAAATATGTTTTACTTAGAAACTCCCAATACAGTGAGGCAATGATTGCGGCTTTTGAACAGGCGGCAGAATCCGACGGTATTTTAAAGACCAGTATGGGTGATGGACGGATCGCTCACGTTTCGCGGGACGATTGCGCTGAAGCTGCGGCTTGCGTAGCAGCTGGTGCTGGTAAAGACAACGCAGTTTATTACATCACTGGTCCCACCGCCAATACAGTGGAGGAGTTTGTGGCAATAGGTACTGAGGTTACTGGTAAAAAGGTCATATACCAATATATCACAGACGAAGATATGTGGGCTTTTTTCGATTCAAGGTTTGTGCCCCGGAAGACAGATGGAGACTGGTCGAAAGCTGACCCGGCATTTCCGTTTTGCAGCGATGGTATGGTGACATTCAGCCGGGCAATTCGGCTTGGACAAATGAGTAACTGTACAAATGATTTTGAAACACTTACGGGTAAAAAACCAAAATCGGTACGTGCGCTCTTTGAGAATATAGAGAATCATAGCATCGGAAATAGGACTCCGACGGATTAA